The nucleotide window ACAGCCGCTTTTCCAGGTTGTAGCTCAGGAACGTGGGGACCTCGGAACCTCCGGTCGGCATGGAACCGAAGAAGAACCCGAGGAACCCACCGCGGATCCATGGTTTCCAGACACGCTTGCGTTCCGACTTGTTCAGCCAGATCCGGCCGGAGAACTCCACCGGGTCTTCCCTGGCGTACTGCAGGCGCGCCAACCCATACAGCGCCTCGCCGATCGCAAACAGGCCGATCACCACGATGATGATGTCAATCCCACCGAGCAACGCCGTTGAGCCGAACGTGAAGCGTTGCTGCCCGGTCAGGAAGTCGAGTCCCACCAGGCCCACAAACAGGCCTGCGAAGAGGCTGATCATGCCGCGGATAATCGAGGTGCCCACCAGTGCCGTGACACTCACGAACGCCAACACCATCAGCGCGAAGTAGTCCGTGGCCTGGAAACTCTTGGCCAGATTCGCCACCAATGGCGCCAGGAAGGTGAGTCCCAGCGTGGAGATGATGCCCGCGGTGAACGATCCCATGACCGCGGTGGCAAGCGCGGGCCCGGCCCGGCCGGCCTTCGCCATCGGGTAGCCATCGATAGCTGTCGCCACGGACCCGGCTTCGCCCGGCGTATTGAGCAGGATTGACGTGATCGCCCCGCCGTACAGGGAGCCATAGTAGATGCCGGCGAAGATGATCAGCGCGCCGGTGGGATCAAATCCGTAGGTCAGGGGCAAAAGAAGTGCCAGCGCCAGCGCCGGTCCGATCCCGGGGAGTACGCCCACCAGAGTGCCGATAGTGACGCCGATCGCCGCAAACAGCAGATACTGCGGTTCGAGAGCGTTGGCAAAGCCGCCCAGCAGGTCAGCGAAGACGTCCATGACTCACAGCACCGTTTCGAGTAGCCCGCCGGGCAGCCGCACGCCCAGCAGTTCAGTGAAGCCGAAGTAGACGGCGGCAGAGAACAGCACCGCGATGATCACATCCCGGATGATCTTGCGGCTTCCCGCCAACCAGGCGATCCCCACGAAGAAGACGGACGTGGCGATGATGTAGCCCACCGGATCCAGCAGCGCCGCATAAATCACCAGTGCAACGACTACGACCCACAGCGTGCGCCAGTGGGTGTCCTTATGCTCTGCGGCCGCCTGTTCCTCCAATGCGTGGTCGGGCTTCAGTGTGGCCCGGATCAGGAAGGCCAAGCCGAAGCCCACCAATCCGATACCCACGATCATTGGGAAGAAACCGGGCTGCTGGGGACCGAAGCCGCCGTTGATCGAGACCCGGATGGCATCGAAGAGGACCACCGCTGCGCCTAAAAGAATGACGACGGCGGCGATGCGGATTCCGAGTTTCCCCGCCCCGGGCTTGGCTACTGCATGCGACCCAGCATTTGAGACAGCATGCGACCCGGCCCGCGGCGAAGACCCGGAAGGCCCGGTCTCGGGATCCGACATCACCCGACGATTCCGAGGTCCGTCAGCGTCTGGGTGATGTTCTCTGTCTCGGAGCCGATGTACTCGGTGAACTCCTCGCCGGTCAGCAGGAAGTCGTCCCAGTTGTTTGTCTCCAGGGTTTCCTGCCATTCGGGCGTGTCATGCATCTCCTCGATCATGGTCACCGCCGCATCCCGCTGTTCCTCGGAGATCTCCGGGGGAGCGACGATGCCGCGCCAGTTGGCGATCGACACCTCATACCCGGCATCGATAATGGTGGGGGCATCAACGCCCTCAATGGGTTCCTCACTGGACACTGCCAGGAGGCGCATTTCACCGGCGTCGATCTGATCCTGGAATTCCGCGAGTCCCGATGCCGCCGCCGTCACGTCGCCGGACAGGATGGCCGGCGTCAATTCGCCGCCGCCGGAGTAGGGAATGTAGTTGATCTCGCCCGGGGCTATCCCCACAGCGTCCGCCAACTGCGCAACGAGGATCTGGTCCACGCCACCCACTGAACCGCCGCCCCAGGCAACGGCGCCCGGGTCTGCCTCAAAGGCGTCCATGAGCTGTTCCAGGGTTTCGTACTCGGAATCGGCGGGCACCACAATGGCGTCATACTCGGCTGTCAGCCGCGCGATAGGGGTGATGTCTTCCAGGCTGACCTGCGAATCGGTCTGTTCGATGGCACCGACGAGGATCTTTCCGATCACCATGAGCTGGTGCGGATTACCGGCGTTCTCGCCGACAAACTGGGTGAGTCCCGCTGTTCCCGATGCGCCGGGCACGTTGTAGACCTCGGCGCCGGTGTCGATGACTCCGCCCTCATCGAGGGCGCGCCCGATGGAACGGGCAGTCTGGTCATATCCGCCGCCGGGATCGGCCGGAGCCATAACTTCAATCGCCTGGGTGGGGTACTCCTCGGCTGAGGCGTCGCCTCCCCCGGAGTCGCCGCCGCAGCCGGTCAGTACCAGCAGCGAAACGGCCAAAGGCACTCCCCATCGGGTTGACCGGGCTTGCCTGGACCATTTGGATTCTGAAATCGTCATTGAAATCATCCCTGTTCTTTGCGATATGCCTGACTCCACGGGTGTTTCAGTTCTACCAGTCAGGCAAATATGTGTACACAGCGGCAGGCATCGATTCAGGAGCGATTCCCATAACGTCCTCGTAACACCCGGCAAGTGCGCGCTTCAACCGCGCCGTCGTCGTAATTGCCACCAGGATCCGCCGGCAACCAGGGCGAGCCCGCCCGCCACCGCTCCGAAGACTCCGCCCACACCGGTCGCGGCGGCCACCAGACCCACAGCGGCAGGGATGGCAGATTGCCCGAACCGGTTGGCGCTGAGCCGCAAAGCCAGCCACGTCCCGCGCGTGCCCGGAGGCGATGCCAGCGTAATCACGGTCATGGTGAGCGGTTGTCCAATGCCGAGCGCGACGCCGGCCAGCGCCAGTACCGCAGCCATGGCCGGCACGGGCAGCGGTACGGCAAGCATCCCCACGGTCAGCGCGGACAGCGCTGTTGAGGCGACGATCAGCTCCGCACGCCCGATCCTTGCGACCATTGCTCCCAGAAAGAGCCGGGATGCCATCGTGGCGACGGCGCGCACGGCAAGCAGGAGCCCGACGGCGGCGGCGGGGATCCCGCGCTCCACCCCCAGGGCGGGAAGGTAGACGGCGATAAGGTCAACCGCTCCAAGCACCATCATGCTCACCAACATGGCACCCAGCAATTGGCGGCGCGCGTCCGGACCGGTGCCTGAGATGGCCTGCCTGAAGCTCGCGGGGGCGGGAACGCCCACAGGGGCAGCAGCCGGACCCCGGCGGATCAAGCCGGCTGTCAGCACCAGCATCAGAATGCTGGAAACTGCACATGCGCCGAAGAGAGCCTGCGTGTCCGGAACAATCCGGCCGCCGCCGAACGCAATGATGAACAACGGTCCTGCTACCTGTCCGGCTGAACCGGCAAAGGTGTAGAGGCCAAAGGCGGAATCGAGTTTGGCTGGATCGCCCCGTGCCACCCTGCTCTGCTGGCCGATCACGCCCAGCAGGTGGCCGAGGCCGAGGATCACGTTCCAGAAGAGCAGCAAAGCCAGCGACGACGACCAGAGGAAGAGGCCCAGTGCGGCGATCACCATCATGACGGCGCCGATGGCCAGAACCGGTGCTTCTCC belongs to Arthrobacter tumbae and includes:
- a CDS encoding tripartite tricarboxylate transporter permease; this translates as MDVFADLLGGFANALEPQYLLFAAIGVTIGTLVGVLPGIGPALALALLLPLTYGFDPTGALIIFAGIYYGSLYGGAITSILLNTPGEAGSVATAIDGYPMAKAGRAGPALATAVMGSFTAGIISTLGLTFLAPLVANLAKSFQATDYFALMVLAFVSVTALVGTSIIRGMISLFAGLFVGLVGLDFLTGQQRFTFGSTALLGGIDIIIVVIGLFAIGEALYGLARLQYAREDPVEFSGRIWLNKSERKRVWKPWIRGGFLGFFFGSMPTGGSEVPTFLSYNLEKRLSKHKEEFGKGAIEGVAGPESANNASFSGVLVPLLTLGIPTSATAAIILTAFQIYNIQPGPQLFENSPDLVWTLIASLFIGNIMLLVINLPLVKVWIKILSIPKTLLYTGILVFGILGVYSLSGSLTDMMIVCAIGVAGFFMRVYDFPVAPAVLGAILGPMMETQLRRALSISQNDFSVFFTRPLTVGLLIAALAVLVLPTVLPKVLGRAKRAESAGQ
- a CDS encoding tripartite tricarboxylate transporter TctB family protein encodes the protein MSDPETGPSGSSPRAGSHAVSNAGSHAVAKPGAGKLGIRIAAVVILLGAAVVLFDAIRVSINGGFGPQQPGFFPMIVGIGLVGFGLAFLIRATLKPDHALEEQAAAEHKDTHWRTLWVVVVALVIYAALLDPVGYIIATSVFFVGIAWLAGSRKIIRDVIIAVLFSAAVYFGFTELLGVRLPGGLLETVL
- a CDS encoding Bug family tripartite tricarboxylate transporter substrate binding protein, with product MTISESKWSRQARSTRWGVPLAVSLLVLTGCGGDSGGGDASAEEYPTQAIEVMAPADPGGGYDQTARSIGRALDEGGVIDTGAEVYNVPGASGTAGLTQFVGENAGNPHQLMVIGKILVGAIEQTDSQVSLEDITPIARLTAEYDAIVVPADSEYETLEQLMDAFEADPGAVAWGGGSVGGVDQILVAQLADAVGIAPGEINYIPYSGGGELTPAILSGDVTAAASGLAEFQDQIDAGEMRLLAVSSEEPIEGVDAPTIIDAGYEVSIANWRGIVAPPEISEEQRDAAVTMIEEMHDTPEWQETLETNNWDDFLLTGEEFTEYIGSETENITQTLTDLGIVG
- a CDS encoding MFS transporter, which codes for MRRWPWVLLFHALFLQLAAYIVRPAAAYRALELGLEPAFLGLIAASFAVVPLLVAALVGRATDRGGEAPVLAIGAVMMVIAALGLFLWSSSLALLLFWNVILGLGHLLGVIGQQSRVARGDPAKLDSAFGLYTFAGSAGQVAGPLFIIAFGGGRIVPDTQALFGACAVSSILMLVLTAGLIRRGPAAAPVGVPAPASFRQAISGTGPDARRQLLGAMLVSMMVLGAVDLIAVYLPALGVERGIPAAAVGLLLAVRAVATMASRLFLGAMVARIGRAELIVASTALSALTVGMLAVPLPVPAMAAVLALAGVALGIGQPLTMTVITLASPPGTRGTWLALRLSANRFGQSAIPAAVGLVAAATGVGGVFGAVAGGLALVAGGSWWQLRRRRG